One genomic window of Hyperolius riggenbachi isolate aHypRig1 chromosome 7, aHypRig1.pri, whole genome shotgun sequence includes the following:
- the ACKR3 gene encoding atypical chemokine receptor 3, translating to MNAADIAATMDYLESINSSDLTNCSSGDCITVESLSCPSTLNKSALLYSLAIAYIFIFVMGLLANSVVIWLNIQSKTTGYETHLYIFNLAVADLCVLLTLPVWVVSLVQHNQWPMGEMTCKVTHLVFSINLYSSIFFLTCMSVDRYLSVSMRGSVGKRRRKIIRRLVCVLVWLVAFAVSLPDTYYLKTVSSPVTNETYCRSMYPEDSFKEWMLGMEVLSIVLGFLIPFPIIAIFYCLLAWSLSTSSSSSAGDQERRISGRLIVSYVVVFMVCWLPYHIVLLMDVLVFFQILPFSCLLDNFLYAGLHITQCYSLLHCCINPILYSFIHRNYRYEIMKAFIFRYSSKTGLTKLIDSSKVSEAEYSTVDQTPK from the coding sequence ATGAACGCCGCAGATATTGCTGCTACAATGGACTACCTGGAAAGCATCAATTCCAGCGATCTAACCAACTGCTCTTCTGGAGACTGTATTACCGTGGAGTCCTTATCATGCCCCAGCACATTAAACAAGAGTGCTTTGTTATACAGCCTTGCCATTGCCTACATTTTCATCTTTGTTATGGGACTTTTAGCCAATTCAGTTGTGATATGGCTGAATATTCAGTCAAAGACTACTGGTTATGAAACTCACCTATATATCTTCAACTTGGCGGTGGCTGATCTCTGTGTCCTTCTAACTCTACCAGTCTGGGTAGTTTCATTAGTTCAGCACAACCAATGGCCAATGGGTGAGATGACGTGCAAAGTGACCCATCTGGTCTTCTCCATTAATCTCTACAGCAGCATTTTCTTCCTCACCTGCATGAGTGTTGACCGCTACTTGTCAGTGTCGATGCGTGGATCGGTTGGTAAACGCAGAAGAAAGATCATTCGCAGACTTGTTTGCGTGCTCGTCTGGCTTGTTGCCTTTGCAGTCTCACTTCCCGACACCTACTATTTGAAAACTGTATCTTCACCAGTCACCAATGAGACCTACTGCCGATCTATGTATCCAGAGGATTCTTTTAAGGAGTGGATGTTGGGAATGGAAGTGCTCTCAATTGTGCTAGGATTCCTCATTCCATTTCCAATTATTGCAATCTTCTACTGCCTGCTAGCTTGGTCTCTGTCAACTTCCTCCTCATCTTCAGCTGGAGACCAAGAGAGAAGAATTAGTGGAAGGCTAATTGTTTCTTATGTCGTTGTGTTTATGGTGTGTTGGTTGCCATACCATATTGTTTTGTTGATGGACGTCCTGGTTTTCTTTCAGATACTGCCATTTAGCTGCTTGTTAGATAATTTCCTCTATGCAGGACTTCACATAACTCAATGCTACTCACTCCTTCATTGCTGCATCAATCCGATCTTGTACAGTTTCATCCATAGGAACTACCGCTATGAGATCATGAAGGCTTTTATATTTCGTTACTCATCAAAGACTGGGCTTACCAAGCTAATTGACTCTTCTAAGGTCTCTGAAGCAGAATATTCAACTGTGGATCAAACTCCAAAGTGA